The DNA segment AGAAATTTCTCGGCCGAATGGAGCCAAACCGCCTTATTCGCCAGCGGCGCAAACGGCTTCTTATAGCTCTGGCTCTTGAACCGGCTGCTTGCGCCGGCGGCAGCAACAATAACGGCAAATTTGGCCACGGATACAAGCTCGAAAAGGCTGGACAGGTTCGACGTTTCAACGGGCGGTTTATTGTGCGATCTGGCGAAGCAATTGGCAAGGCGAGCGAGAAACCGCCCACTTTAGGCAGGTGGCAGGGACACTCGCCGCGACGCGACTTCGACCGATCACGACGACTGGCCACGATGCCGCCGCGGCGCTCGCGCTGGCCGGCTGCGCTGGCCAGTGGCAGACGTTGGTGCGAGATGAAACCACGAAATACGCGAAACACACGAACGATGAAACCGGCTGCCGCTATTCGTATGGCATCAAGATTTCGTCGGGATGCAGGCCGGCGATCGATTGGAAACCGCCGCTGGCGATGTGTTCGCCGAGACAGGTTGCCGTGCGGAAATAGCGGTCGGTGGGTTCACGACCGGTGAACTTGCGCTCGAAATCCTGGCAGATGCAATCGGCCGCCTGGCGCACGATCTCATCTTCGTGCCGGACTGCATACAGACTGGTGGCCAGCATCACGACCGCGTCTTGAATCCGCTGCGAGAGATGCGCTATGCGGCATTGCCGGTCGGCGAGCGCCAATTGGTGCTTGCGCAACACGCCGTCGATCACCAGCCGTGAGCGCTGCAAGATGTGGGCCGCGAATTCGGCATGGGCCCGCAGCGCCGATGGCATCGGCGGAAGCGCTGGCGGCGACGGCCGGCGGAGCCGTTCGGCGGCCTGCCACCGCAAGTAGGGCGCGATTTCCGATCGCAGCGCCCATGCGTGCCGCGGATTGAATGGGTTCGGCTTGCGGATGTTGGCCGTGGCCAGCGCTTTGCCGATCGGCTCGAAGAACCGCTGGCCATGATGTTTCACCAGCGACTTGAAAAATGCCATGCCGAGCATCTCGCCTTCACCTTCGTAAATGCAGGGGGCCAGATACTCGTGCACGTTGTCGCCGAACATGTGCCCATGAAGGAAGGCCCGGCCGCCGTGCGTTTTCATGAACAGCTCGATGGCGGCTTCCTTCTGGGCTTCGCTGCCGAAGATTTTCGCCACGATGCATTCCATCTCGCCGCGATAGCCGGCATCGATCAGGCCGGAACACCACGCCACGAGCGCGTCGCAAGCGACGATCAATCCCGCCAGTCGGCCCATGCGGCGGCGCACCAATTCGCGCGTGGCAATCGGCGCGCCGTAGGTTTTGCGGAACCGCGACCAGGGAATCATGCTCGCCAGCATCAGCCGCATTGTGCCGGCCGCATTCGCGCACAGGGCCACTCGCCCGAGATTCAAGCCGTGATAGGCGATCGTCAGGCCATCGCCGCGCGGCGGGGTGAGCAAGTTCGCGGCCGGCACGCGAAAGTCCTTGAACACGATCCCGTAGTTGTGGGCATGCTTCAGTGCATACAGCCCGTAGCGGCGCAATTGGAATTGGGCGTTTTCTTCCTGCGGCAAATCGACGATCACCACGGCCGGGCGATTTTCCACAAGGGCCACCAAACCGATCGTCCGCCCCGGTAGCACGTTGGTGATAAACAGTTTTTCACCGTTGACGACGAACGCATCACCGTCGAGCACCGCGCGGGTTCGCAGCGCCGTGAGATCGGAGCCAGCGCCAGGCTCGGTCAGCGCAAATGCCGAAAGACTTTTGCCGCTCGCCAAGCGCGGGAGAAAACGCTGCTTCTGCTCGGCATTGCCGAATGTGCGCACCGGATCGACCGCGCCAATGCAGCCATGCACCGACGCCAGTCCGGCCACCGTCGGATCCATCAGGGCCATTCGCGTCAGAAAGGGGGCGAAACTGGCAAACGGCGCCCCGGCTCCGCCGAATTGCCGATCGACCAACAAACCCCAATAGCCGGCGGCAGACAAATCGGCAATCGCGGCAGCGCTGATTTTCCGCTCGGCATCCAATAGCGTCGCCGCCGATCGATGGCGGCGCACGATGTCGAGCGATTGCTGCATCACGCGATCCGCGTCGGGCGATGCCGCGGGCGGCTTGGAAGCGAACAGCTCGACCGGCAGTTGCCGATCCCACACGGCTCGATGCACGGGGCTGTGCGCGGTTTGAAATCGCGCCGCAAACAGCGACTCGACCTGGTCGTCGGCCTTGTCGATCGCGCCCGTGCGCCGCACCTCCTCATCGCTCTTGCCGCCGAGCTTGAGCGCCGTTTCGGCAAACGACGGCTCGCCCGGCGAATGAGTCGCTTCGGTGTCAGCAGCTCGAGCGTTCATAAGACCTCGCACCGGCGGCTTGCGCCTTGCCGCTAACGAATATTACCCGCGTGTTAGCAGCAAGGCGCTAGCCGCCGGTGTTTTGTCGCGCATTTCAGGCCTCCGCCTGACTCAGTTATTATAACGCGGCACGGAGTCGCCGCATTCATCCTGCATACAGCCGGTCGATCGTGTCGGCAAAATGTTCTTGGATCACGGCGCGGCGGAGCTTGAGGGTCGGCGTCAGTTCGCCGCGTTCGGCCGACAGCGCCCGATCCAATAGCGCGAACCGGCCGATTTGCTCATTTGCCGACAGGCAGGCCAACCGCTCGTCGATCCGCTGGCGGTAGATGGCATGCACGTCGGGATGGGCCAGCGCTTCGGCGGGCGAGAAGACGGCAATCCGCCGCGCGATGATTTCGGTTCGCAATGCATCCGGATTCGGCACGATCAGGGCCGACAGATAATTCCGCCCTTCGCCGAACACGACCACTTGCGCGATCAGCGGTTCGTCGGCCAGAAGCGATTCGATGGCCACCGGCGCAATGTTCTTGCCGCTGGCGGTGACGATCAATTCCTTCTTGCGACCGGTGATCCAAAGATAGCCGGCGTCGTCGAGCCGGCCAAGATCGCCGGTGTGCAGCCAGCCGTCGCGGATCACGGCGGCGGTTTCCGTGGGCCGGCGCCAATAACCGAGCATGACCTGCGGCCCGCGGGTTTGAATTTCTCCGTCGTCGGCAATGCGCACTTCGATGCCCGGAATCGGCCGGCCGACGGAACCCATCCGGTCGGTGTCGGGACGCGCCACCGAGATGACGGGCGACGATTCGGTGAGTCCATAGCCTTGCACGAGCCGCACGCCGTGCCGCCAATAGAAATCGGCCGTGGCGACCGGCAACGCCGCGCCGCCGGAGCTGCAAAGCCGCAATCGGCCACCGAGCAATTCCGATAGCGAACTCGCGGAGTCTTTCGGCAACGATTCAAAATGCCGCCGCACTTTGTCGAAAAAATAGGGGACGCCGTTCAGCAGCGTCGGGTGCAGCGATTGGCAGTTGGCCAAAATCTTCTCGCGGCTTTCGGCCAGGGCCAACTGCGTGCCGCCGATGATCCACGTGTAAAGATCGCAAGTTCGGGCATAAATGTGCGAAAACGGAAGAAACGAGAGGCGCAGTTCGTCGGCCTGATTCGGGTATGCCGCCAGCATGCCGCGGGCATTGGTCACCAGATTCCTGTGGCTGAGCATGACGCCTTTCGGCTCGCCGGTCGTGCCCGAGGTGTAAAGGATGGTCGCGAGATCGTCGGGCTTGGTTTCGGTGAGCGCGGCGGCTTCGAGTTCGTCGGCAATGGCGCTTTCATCCGATTCGTCGTCCATTAGCTTGGCCAGTGGAACGCATCGCGATTGCGCGTCGGCGGCGCGATCGAACGACACGCTGTGAAGAGCAATCGGCAGGGCGAGATTATCCGCTGCGAGCTTGGCGGCTTGCTCGGCGTCGGAAAGAAACACGCACCGCGCGTCGCAATCGCGAATTTGCCACGCGATCTGCGGACCCGAGAGCGCCGGGTGAATTGCCACATGCACGCCGCGCACGAGATGCACGGCCACATCCACCAGAATCCATTCGTAGCGATTCTCGCTTACTTGCACGACCCGATCGCCGGGCCGAATGCCGATCTTCGAAGAGAGCGCGACGGCCAGGCGGCGAGCATCGCGAGCGATTTCGGCCCATGTCCGTGTCCACGACGGTGCGTCGCAGTGCGGAATAAGTAGCCCAGCGCGATCCGGCATCGCGGCGACAGTGTCGCGGAAAATCGAGACGAGAGTTTCGGTGGCGTCGGGCATCGTAGGTCAGGGCTTTCCAGCCTGACAAGCATTCGAGTTGAGCCAAATCAGCGGGCAGACGCGACGCGCGAAACCGCAAACGAGCCGCGGACCGCAGCGGGGGCGTCGCTCGGGCGATTAAATCCGCTCGAAGATCGTGGCGATGCCTTGGCCTAGCCCGATGCACATTGTTGCCAGGCCGAAGCGGGCGTCTTGGTCGATCATCGTGTGCAACAGGGTCGTGGCGATGCGGGCGCCGCTGGCGCCCAATGGATGGCCGATCGCGATCGCTCCGCCGCGGACATTCACCTTCGATTCATCGAGCCCCAGCATGCGGATGCACGCCAAAGCTTGGGCCGCAAACGCTTCGTTCAATTCCACGAGATCGATGTCGGCCAACTGCAAACCCGCGCGATCGAGTGCCTTTCGCGTCGCCGGCACGGGCCCGGTTCCCATCACTGCCGGTTCGACTCCGGCGACGGCGGTCGCCACGATCCGCGCCATCGGCTGCAAGCCCAGCGCATGGGCTTTTTTTTCCGACATGATCAATAGCGCGGCGGCCCCGTCGTTCAAGGGCGAACTGTTGCCGGCCGTCACCGTTCCCAAGCCGGGCATGAAGGCCGGCTTGAGCGCCGCCAAACCCTCGGCCGAGCAATCAAATCGCACGCATTGATCCTGTTCGACCAGAATGCGGTTGCCCGCTTCATCATGGCCCCAGATCGGCACGATTTCGCGGCGGAAATGGCCGCCGACATGGGCAGCGCCGGCCAGTTGATGGCTCCGCAGCGCGAATGCGTCCTGGCATTGCCGCGAGATGTCTTGGGTTTGGGCCAGAAACTCGGCGGTGACGCCCATCAGCAGCGCTCCGCGGCTGGTGCGGCGGAATAGCTTCGGGTTCAGATCGAGCCCGGTTTCCATCGGAATGTGCTGCATGTGTTCCAAGCCGCCGACGATCTGCACATCTTCCGCTCCGGCGATGATCGCATGTGCCGCCTGATTGAGCGCCTGAAGGCTCGAGCCGCAAAGCCGATTGACCGTGGTCCCGCCGCATTCCATCGGCAAGCCGGCCATGAGGGCGGCGAAGCGGGCGACATTGAACCCCTGTTCGCCTTGTTGCTGCGTGTTGCCCAGCACGACATCTTCAATCTGAGCGACGTCGATGCCGGTTCGTTTCACGAGCGCCTCGATCACGGCGACGGCGAGGTCGTCGCTCCGAACATTGCGGAAAATACCGCGCTGTGAATGGGCGCGGCCGACGGGCGTGCGCAGGCAATCGATAACGACGGGGCGGTTCATAGTTGGGCGCGTGAGCTGTAGACGGGTTTGTTTTGGGGCGACGCGCGAAACCGCAAGCGCGGTTCGCGGCCGTGGCAGCCGAACTGGGTCATCGTGATTTCGATTGCGGGCATGTCGGTGAGATAACCAATCTTACGGGCCCGGTAAATAGAATGGCTTGCCGGATTTTGCCATTTCCATCAATAGGGGCGTCGGCTGCATGCGGGCCCCGAGCGGCTCGAATGGCTTGAGCATTTCCACGATGCGATCGAGCCCCTGATTTTGCGCCCAAAACAGCAATCCACCCTTGAACGGCGGAAAACCGAGGCCGTGAATCAGCGCCACGTCGATATCGCGCGCGTCGTGAACGATTCCGTCGGCCAATTCTCGCGTCGCTTCCAACAGCATCGGCAGAAACAGGCGAGCCGTGATCTGCTCGGACGTGAAAGGAACCGGCGGCCGGGCGTAGGGTGCGATGATCTCGGCAAGTCGCGCGTCCGGATCGCCGCGCTCCGAATCGCGGGCATAGGAAAAGAATCCGGCGCCGCTCTTTTGCCCTTTCCGACCGGTTTTGATCAGGGCGCCGACGACCGGCGACACCACGGTCCGTTCGGGAAACGCTTCGTACATCACGCGGCCCGCGTAATAGGCCGTGTCGAGGCCGACCATATCGTAAATTTGCAGCGGACCCATCGGCATGCCGAAATTGCGCGCGGCACGTTCGATGGCCGCCGGCTCGGCGCCGTCCAACAGCAATTCGACCGCTTCCGTGAGAAACGGCGACAGCAGTCGATTCACCAAGAAGCCTGGCCCGTCGTTCACCACGACCGGCATCTTGCCGATGCTCTTGGCATAGGCCACGGCCGTGGCGATGGTTTGATCGCTCGTCTTCCGGCCGCGAATCACTTCGACCAAAAGCATTTTGCGAACGGGATTGAAAAAATGGATGCCGCAAAAGCGATCCGGATGCTTTAGCGCGGCTGCCAACTGCGTGATCGGAATCGTCGAAGTGTTCGACGCCAAAACTGCGTCCGGCCGCAAGTTCGGCTCGAGCCGAGAAAAGATCTGCCGTTTGATCTCCGCATTTTCAACCACCGCTTCGATCACCAAATCCGCCATCGCCAGATCGTCGGAATTCGGCGTGGCGGAAAGAAGCGAAGCGAAATGGACTGCCCGGTCGGGATCGGCGTGCTTGGTTTGTTTGTTGTAGGCGGCCTCTTCGAGCAGCTTTTCAACGCCCGAGTGCAACGCATCCGGCGCCGCGTCGGTGATCGACACGGATACATTTCTCTTGAGATTCGCGGCCGCGATGCCGCGCCCCATGATGCCGGCGCCAATAATCCCCACCGACCGAACGGAACGAGGCTGGATGTCGCTGCGGCCGACGCCGGTGTCTTTCTTGTTCCGATCGACCAGAAAAAAGACGTTGATCAACGCGCGGTTCACCGGCGAGCCGAACAGCGCCGCCATTCCCTCGGCCTCGCGAAGACAAGCCGTTTCGATGTCGAGCGACGCGGACTCGAGCATCATCTCGAGCGCCGCGCTCGGGGCCGGATATTGGCCGCGGGTTTGTTGCTGGATGAGCGCGCTGGCCGTCGCGGCCAGGAATGCCAGTTCGGTATCGTTCACCGCCAGGGGCCGGCTCCAGCGACGGCGGTCTTCGAGATAGGCCCACGATCGCCGTTCACTGCGAATCAGGGCCATGGCGGCATCTTGCAGCCGCTCGGCCGGAACGCGATCGGTCGCCAGGCCCATCAAAGCGGCCGTGCGCGCGTCGACCGGTTCGCCGCTGGTGACCATTTCGATGGCGCTCGCCAGTCCGACGATTCGCGACGCCCGCGCCGTGCCGCCCCAGCCGGGATACAGCCCCAGTTTGATCTCCGGAAAACCGAGCTGTGCCTTGGGCAGATCGGCCATCAGGCGGCGATCACACCAGATGGCGAGTTCGGCGCCCCCGCCAAGCGTCAGGCCATCGATCGCCGCCACGGTAATGAACGGCATCGTCGAAAGCCGCTGAAACAGCCGCCGCCCGCGATGGCACATCGCCACGGTCTGCTCGGCGGGCGAATCGAGCGCAGCAACGAACTCGCGCAGATCGGCCCCCACGATGAACGATCCCGGCTTGCCGCTGCGGATCACCAGCCCGGCCAATCCCGGCTGCTTTTCGAGCCGGTCCAGGTGCGATTCGAACTCCGCGAGCACCGCGGTCGAAAGAACGTTGGCCCCTTTGCGCGGATCGTTGAACGTGAGCAGGGCGATGTCCGATTCGGGCATCGTGAGCTGGATCGTCGGCGTATCGGGCATGATTGTCGCTTGCGAGGGACGGGGAAAACCCATCGACAAGCATACGTGTCGCGGCGCGGGGCGTAAACCCTCGCCTCTCCAGCCGCTGGGGCGGAGCCGCCGGTGTTGACAGGCCGAAAGGCACTCCTATTCTAACGGCTATGAAACATAGTGAATGCCAGCGACTAAATGCTAGCGACCGATGCGCTTGGTCGCCAATATCGACCGTGCAGGGATTGTGGGTCGGTATATTCCTCCTGGCGACGGTTTGCGGTTGCTCGGGCAAAGCGGCCACCGCGCCCGATGCAGTTGCCAAATCGCCGGACAGCGCGGCGGCAGCCGCAGATGCGAAGACCGGTGCCCCAAAGCCTGCCGACGCCAAACCGCGCGCGATTGAACTAACGATCGATTATGGCGACGGCGTGGAGAAGCGCTTTGACGATATTGCCTGGAAAGAAGGGATGACGGTGTTCGATGTTCTCGCGGCCGCCCAAAAGCATTCGCATGGAATTTCGTTTTCCTCGAAAGGATCGGGGGCGACGCTGATGGTCACCAAGATCGACGACTTGGCGAACCAGGGGGGCGCTACGTCCGACAAGAACTGGGTATTCCGCATTAACGGCCATCTTGGCGACGAAAGCTGCGGGGTCGTCGTGCTTCGGCCGGGCGACGCTGTCTTGTGGAAGTTTGGACCCTACGAATAAGATAGAGGCGAGCCTTGCGTGCTGAAACCAACCCGACGGAGTTTTTCAAGTGAATCGCGTTCCAAAGCGGGAGTTGCTGCTCGGTGCGTTGCTTGTGGCGACTGCGGTCGCTGTGCGTTGGCTCGGGGCGTCGGCGGAGTGGACGCTGTTGCCGCCGAACGCTACGCCCGTGGCCGCCATCGGGCTGTTCGCGGGATTCTTGTTCGCCAATCGCACGGCGGCACTCTTGGTGCCGCTGGCAGCGCTGGCGATCAGCAATCTCGCACTCGATTCCTACGGTAGCGTTTGGATGGTCGGCGTGGTGTATGGTTCGTTCCTCGCGGCGCCGCTATTGGGCCGATGGCTGCGCGAGCGGCCGACGGCCTATCGGGCCGTCGCGGCGGTTCTGCTTCCGGCGCTGCTTTTCTACGTAACGACGAATTTCGCAACCTGGCTCGTCGGCTTCGGCGGCCCGCATGCCGCATATGCCGCCAGTTGGCACGGCTTGGCGCTCTGCT comes from the Pirellulales bacterium genome and includes:
- a CDS encoding acyl-CoA dehydrogenase family protein; its protein translation is MNARAADTEATHSPGEPSFAETALKLGGKSDEEVRRTGAIDKADDQVESLFAARFQTAHSPVHRAVWDRQLPVELFASKPPAASPDADRVMQQSLDIVRRHRSAATLLDAERKISAAAIADLSAAGYWGLLVDRQFGGAGAPFASFAPFLTRMALMDPTVAGLASVHGCIGAVDPVRTFGNAEQKQRFLPRLASGKSLSAFALTEPGAGSDLTALRTRAVLDGDAFVVNGEKLFITNVLPGRTIGLVALVENRPAVVIVDLPQEENAQFQLRRYGLYALKHAHNYGIVFKDFRVPAANLLTPPRGDGLTIAYHGLNLGRVALCANAAGTMRLMLASMIPWSRFRKTYGAPIATRELVRRRMGRLAGLIVACDALVAWCSGLIDAGYRGEMECIVAKIFGSEAQKEAAIELFMKTHGGRAFLHGHMFGDNVHEYLAPCIYEGEGEMLGMAFFKSLVKHHGQRFFEPIGKALATANIRKPNPFNPRHAWALRSEIAPYLRWQAAERLRRPSPPALPPMPSALRAHAEFAAHILQRSRLVIDGVLRKHQLALADRQCRIAHLSQRIQDAVVMLATSLYAVRHEDEIVRQAADCICQDFERKFTGREPTDRYFRTATCLGEHIASGGFQSIAGLHPDEILMPYE
- a CDS encoding long-chain fatty acid--CoA ligase is translated as MPDATETLVSIFRDTVAAMPDRAGLLIPHCDAPSWTRTWAEIARDARRLAVALSSKIGIRPGDRVVQVSENRYEWILVDVAVHLVRGVHVAIHPALSGPQIAWQIRDCDARCVFLSDAEQAAKLAADNLALPIALHSVSFDRAADAQSRCVPLAKLMDDESDESAIADELEAAALTETKPDDLATILYTSGTTGEPKGVMLSHRNLVTNARGMLAAYPNQADELRLSFLPFSHIYARTCDLYTWIIGGTQLALAESREKILANCQSLHPTLLNGVPYFFDKVRRHFESLPKDSASSLSELLGGRLRLCSSGGAALPVATADFYWRHGVRLVQGYGLTESSPVISVARPDTDRMGSVGRPIPGIEVRIADDGEIQTRGPQVMLGYWRRPTETAAVIRDGWLHTGDLGRLDDAGYLWITGRKKELIVTASGKNIAPVAIESLLADEPLIAQVVVFGEGRNYLSALIVPNPDALRTEIIARRIAVFSPAEALAHPDVHAIYRQRIDERLACLSANEQIGRFALLDRALSAERGELTPTLKLRRAVIQEHFADTIDRLYAG
- the fadA gene encoding acetyl-CoA C-acyltransferase FadA; amino-acid sequence: MNRPVVIDCLRTPVGRAHSQRGIFRNVRSDDLAVAVIEALVKRTGIDVAQIEDVVLGNTQQQGEQGFNVARFAALMAGLPMECGGTTVNRLCGSSLQALNQAAHAIIAGAEDVQIVGGLEHMQHIPMETGLDLNPKLFRRTSRGALLMGVTAEFLAQTQDISRQCQDAFALRSHQLAGAAHVGGHFRREIVPIWGHDEAGNRILVEQDQCVRFDCSAEGLAALKPAFMPGLGTVTAGNSSPLNDGAAALLIMSEKKAHALGLQPMARIVATAVAGVEPAVMGTGPVPATRKALDRAGLQLADIDLVELNEAFAAQALACIRMLGLDESKVNVRGGAIAIGHPLGASGARIATTLLHTMIDQDARFGLATMCIGLGQGIATIFERI
- a CDS encoding 3-hydroxyacyl-CoA dehydrogenase NAD-binding domain-containing protein encodes the protein MPDTPTIQLTMPESDIALLTFNDPRKGANVLSTAVLAEFESHLDRLEKQPGLAGLVIRSGKPGSFIVGADLREFVAALDSPAEQTVAMCHRGRRLFQRLSTMPFITVAAIDGLTLGGGAELAIWCDRRLMADLPKAQLGFPEIKLGLYPGWGGTARASRIVGLASAIEMVTSGEPVDARTAALMGLATDRVPAERLQDAAMALIRSERRSWAYLEDRRRWSRPLAVNDTELAFLAATASALIQQQTRGQYPAPSAALEMMLESASLDIETACLREAEGMAALFGSPVNRALINVFFLVDRNKKDTGVGRSDIQPRSVRSVGIIGAGIMGRGIAAANLKRNVSVSITDAAPDALHSGVEKLLEEAAYNKQTKHADPDRAVHFASLLSATPNSDDLAMADLVIEAVVENAEIKRQIFSRLEPNLRPDAVLASNTSTIPITQLAAALKHPDRFCGIHFFNPVRKMLLVEVIRGRKTSDQTIATAVAYAKSIGKMPVVVNDGPGFLVNRLLSPFLTEAVELLLDGAEPAAIERAARNFGMPMGPLQIYDMVGLDTAYYAGRVMYEAFPERTVVSPVVGALIKTGRKGQKSGAGFFSYARDSERGDPDARLAEIIAPYARPPVPFTSEQITARLFLPMLLEATRELADGIVHDARDIDVALIHGLGFPPFKGGLLFWAQNQGLDRIVEMLKPFEPLGARMQPTPLLMEMAKSGKPFYLPGP
- a CDS encoding DUF4430 domain-containing protein, encoding MQGLWVGIFLLATVCGCSGKAATAPDAVAKSPDSAAAAADAKTGAPKPADAKPRAIELTIDYGDGVEKRFDDIAWKEGMTVFDVLAAAQKHSHGISFSSKGSGATLMVTKIDDLANQGGATSDKNWVFRINGHLGDESCGVVVLRPGDAVLWKFGPYE
- a CDS encoding DUF6580 family putative transport protein, yielding MNRVPKRELLLGALLVATAVAVRWLGASAEWTLLPPNATPVAAIGLFAGFLFANRTAALLVPLAALAISNLALDSYGSVWMVGVVYGSFLAAPLLGRWLRERPTAYRAVAAVLLPALLFYVTTNFATWLVGFGGPHAAYAASWHGLALCYARGIPFFRWMLEGDIAFSAILFGGYALVAALAGNRSPRFKHRRLAPCR